One genomic segment of Pyxicephalus adspersus unplaced genomic scaffold, UCB_Pads_2.0 Sca111, whole genome shotgun sequence includes these proteins:
- the LOC140344871 gene encoding general transcription factor IIE subunit 1-like has translation MEEQENSQKLAAENKPVKERPIWLRESTVQGGTYTETADMKDGMDTDGFHSHEDGRQLTDDNEEVMQALLKHEKKTAAAAIGVTAAPVSNAGMGSDSDSDTSESDQDSPTPRHPAASHHFEDEDDDDEFEEVQTDLRVTVGGRSYLYSEVSQRPELVAQMTPQEKEAYIEMGQKMFEDMYE, from the exons ATGGAGGAGCAGGAAAACTCACAGAAGTTAGCTGCCGAGAACAAACCAGTCAAAGAGAGGCCCATCTGGCTCAGGGAGAGCACAGTACAGGGTGGAACCTACACAGAAACAGCCGACATGAAAGACG GCATGGACACAGATGGTTTCCACAGTCACGAGGATGGCCGTCAATTGACCGACGACAATGAAGAGGTCATGCAGGCTCTGCTGAAACATGAAAAGAAGACTGCCGCAGCCGCCATAGGTGTGACCGCAGCTCCGGTGTCCAACGCCGGCATGGGCAGCGACTCCGACAGTGACACCAGCGAGTCTGACCAAGACAGTCCGACTCCCCGTCACCCCGCAGCTTCCCATCACTTCGAAGACGAGGATGATGACGACGAATTTGAAGAAGTGCAAACGGACCTGAGGGTCACTGTTGGGGGGCGTAGCTACCTCTACAGTGAGGTAAGTCAGCGACCCGAATTGGTGGCACAGATGACTCCTCAGGAGAAAGAAGCTTACATCGAGATGGGACAGAAAATGTTCGAGGATATGTATGAGTGA